The proteins below come from a single Kitasatospora sp. NBC_00315 genomic window:
- a CDS encoding SDR family oxidoreductase has protein sequence MTILVTGGRGRIARTLTRLLHARGVPVRVGTAADPAALDVAEGVGAVHCDLGDPAGFPAALDGCSAVFLYAARSHAEAFADRAAEAGVRHIVLLSSSSVLAPDAEQDALGGHHVRAERALRASPVLSTFLRPGAFAANALQWARPIRSTGAVGLPYPGAHCDPIHESDVAEAALAALTDPDRLGGRAHHLTGPQSLTFRGQIEQIADVLGRPLGVDTVGRQEWERQNAGHMPAHFAQALLDLWKSADGVPVPLTRTVEELTGHPARPFALWAKEHAADFSA, from the coding sequence GTGACCATCCTCGTCACCGGCGGCCGCGGCCGCATCGCCCGTACCCTCACCCGACTCCTGCACGCCCGCGGAGTCCCGGTCCGGGTCGGCACCGCCGCCGACCCGGCCGCCCTCGACGTTGCCGAGGGCGTCGGAGCCGTCCACTGCGACCTCGGCGACCCGGCCGGGTTCCCCGCCGCCCTGGACGGCTGCTCGGCGGTCTTCCTCTACGCCGCGCGCTCCCACGCCGAGGCCTTCGCCGACCGCGCCGCCGAGGCAGGCGTGCGGCACATCGTGCTGCTCTCCTCCTCCTCGGTGCTCGCCCCCGACGCCGAACAGGACGCACTGGGCGGACACCACGTACGGGCCGAGCGGGCCCTGCGGGCCTCCCCGGTCCTCTCGACGTTCCTGCGCCCCGGCGCCTTCGCCGCCAACGCCCTGCAGTGGGCCCGGCCGATCAGGTCCACGGGCGCCGTCGGCCTGCCCTACCCGGGCGCGCACTGCGATCCGATCCACGAGTCGGACGTCGCCGAGGCCGCCCTCGCCGCCCTCACCGATCCCGACCGCCTCGGCGGGCGTGCCCACCATCTCACCGGCCCGCAGTCACTGACGTTCCGCGGGCAGATCGAACAGATCGCGGACGTGCTCGGACGGCCGCTGGGCGTCGACACGGTCGGCCGTCAGGAGTGGGAGCGGCAGAACGCCGGGCACATGCCCGCCCACTTCGCGCAGGCGCTGCTCGACCTCTGGAAGTCGGCCGACGGCGTGCCCGTCCCCCTCACCCGGACGGTGGAGGAGCTCACCGGCCACCCTGCCCGCCCGTTCGCGCTCTGGGCGAAGGAGCACGCGGCCGACTTCAGCGCCTGA
- a CDS encoding MFS transporter gives MSDKTEQTVPDEAAGRPAGAALLAATCVSTLVVNANTSAVSILLPAISEDTGTSLDTLQWAITGYSLVGAAVIVTSGALGDVFGRRLVFLSGLALFIVSCALIALSGSGAGVIAGRAVQGAAGATILACGMSLLSVATSGQGRVRAVTLWGAASAVGAAVGPLIGGVLVDGVGWQGLFWIDAAIAVACVPVTLAGIAESRDPGRSRSIDFAGTVLIAAVLAPALLALSEGADWGWASAAVLGCLALAVLAAVAFVMVERRVQEPLVDLRLLRDRVLIGSTVAILLSAGVINGLMYLVSLYFQNPATLALSPFQAGLATLPATVGLIAVTPLVPRAVKRLGVGPVIGAGFAAATAGCALLVLVQGDWRYGAFALPLVLMAAGLGLVNGPASSASTSSVSAEDVGAASGISNMARYIGAAAFTAAVATVNTSVGESHLSSGAGAADALAAGLSRSCLLLAITCGVGVLLSVLAARSRRRRIRPGAYGAAAASHAHTVRTEGAA, from the coding sequence GTGTCAGACAAAACGGAGCAAACCGTACCCGACGAAGCAGCCGGACGCCCGGCGGGTGCGGCCCTGTTGGCCGCCACCTGCGTCTCGACCCTGGTCGTCAACGCCAACACCTCGGCGGTGAGCATCCTGCTGCCCGCGATCAGCGAGGACACCGGCACGTCGCTGGACACGCTGCAGTGGGCCATCACCGGCTATTCGCTGGTCGGCGCGGCCGTGATCGTCACCTCGGGCGCCCTCGGCGACGTCTTCGGGCGACGGCTGGTCTTCCTCTCCGGGCTGGCCCTGTTCATCGTCTCGTGCGCCCTGATCGCACTGTCCGGCAGCGGCGCCGGGGTGATCGCGGGCCGGGCGGTCCAGGGGGCGGCGGGGGCCACGATCCTGGCGTGCGGGATGAGCCTGCTGTCGGTCGCGACGTCAGGGCAGGGGCGGGTGCGCGCCGTGACCCTCTGGGGCGCCGCGTCGGCGGTGGGCGCGGCGGTCGGACCACTGATCGGCGGCGTGCTGGTGGACGGCGTCGGATGGCAGGGCCTGTTCTGGATCGACGCGGCGATCGCGGTGGCGTGCGTCCCGGTCACCCTGGCCGGCATCGCCGAGTCCCGTGACCCCGGCCGCAGCCGGTCGATCGACTTCGCGGGGACGGTGCTGATCGCCGCCGTGCTGGCCCCGGCGCTGCTCGCGCTGAGCGAGGGCGCGGACTGGGGCTGGGCCTCGGCGGCGGTACTGGGCTGCCTCGCCCTGGCGGTGCTCGCGGCGGTGGCCTTCGTGATGGTGGAGCGGCGGGTCCAGGAGCCGCTGGTGGACCTGCGGCTGCTGCGCGACCGGGTGCTGATCGGCAGCACGGTGGCGATCCTGCTGAGCGCGGGCGTGATCAACGGTCTGATGTACCTGGTCAGCCTCTACTTCCAGAACCCCGCCACGCTCGCACTGAGCCCGTTCCAGGCCGGCCTGGCGACGCTGCCGGCGACCGTGGGCCTGATCGCCGTCACCCCGCTGGTGCCCAGGGCCGTCAAGCGCCTCGGCGTCGGGCCGGTGATCGGGGCGGGGTTCGCGGCGGCCACGGCCGGCTGCGCACTGCTGGTCCTGGTCCAGGGCGACTGGCGGTACGGCGCGTTCGCGCTGCCGCTGGTGCTGATGGCCGCCGGGCTGGGGCTCGTCAACGGTCCGGCGAGTTCGGCCTCCACCTCCTCGGTGTCCGCCGAGGACGTCGGTGCGGCGTCCGGGATCTCGAACATGGCCCGGTACATCGGCGCCGCCGCCTTCACCGCGGCCGTGGCCACGGTGAACACGTCCGTCGGCGAGTCGCACCTCTCCAGTGGCGCCGGGGCGGCGGACGCGCTGGCGGCCGGCCTCTCCCGGTCCTGCCTGCTGCTCGCGATCACGTGCGGGGTGGGCGTCCTGCTCTCCGTCCTGGCGGCCCGCAGCCGTCGCCGCCGGATCAGGCCCGGGGCGTACGGTGCCGCCGCGGCCTCGCACGCCCACACCGTCCGGACCGAGGGCGCCGCCTGA
- a CDS encoding MarR family winged helix-turn-helix transcriptional regulator, translating into MTERADLLQQVADESRRHYAAWSLFNQTMADRLGLHPTDVQALALLDMERGPLGSGEIARLTGLTPGSATRLVDRLARSGLVERRADPADRRRALVALVPGALESLGEAWDEPGEAFGAAIAGFDDAELHVIMEYFRRVAEVGRGQAARLTAERDAAGPAGPAAPAAPAAPAAPAGRASGK; encoded by the coding sequence ATGACAGAGCGCGCGGACCTGCTCCAGCAGGTCGCGGACGAGAGCCGGCGGCACTACGCCGCCTGGTCGCTGTTCAACCAGACCATGGCGGACCGGCTCGGCCTGCACCCGACCGACGTCCAGGCGCTGGCGCTGCTGGACATGGAGCGCGGCCCGCTGGGCTCCGGCGAGATCGCCCGTCTCACCGGGCTCACCCCGGGGTCCGCCACCCGGCTGGTCGACCGGCTGGCCAGGTCCGGCCTGGTCGAGCGGCGTGCCGATCCGGCCGACCGCCGCCGCGCCCTGGTGGCGCTGGTGCCGGGCGCGCTGGAGTCGCTGGGTGAGGCCTGGGACGAGCCCGGGGAGGCGTTCGGGGCGGCGATCGCCGGCTTCGACGACGCCGAACTGCACGTCATCATGGAGTACTTCCGCCGCGTCGCCGAGGTAGGGCGTGGTCAGGCGGCCCGGCTGACGGCGGAGCGCGATGCGGCAGGCCCGGCAGGCCCGGCAGCCCCGGCAGCCCCGGCAGCCCCGGCAGCCCCGGCCGGGCGGGCGTCCGGGAAGTAG
- a CDS encoding TauD/TfdA family dioxygenase, protein MSLPPYWLRDNCPCAECRDPRNGQKLFQITDLPDDLTITREEEADGLLHVLWSDGHRSRYPLDWPAQEHVGDGRSEAGKRLWTAADFAAGIPEADWAAYLADPVERAAVLGAVLRSGFAVLREVPVVERQVLAVARTFGYVRETNYGELFDVRVEADPNNLAFTSAAIAPHSDNPYRDPVPTLQLLHCLDNSAVGGDSGLVDGFRAAAILREEAPADFAVLTRTPVPFVFRDRATELRADRPLIELDPLGRIREVRFNNRSIGTLRLPAPELEAFYAAYRRFAAVTLRPELRLEFRLGPGDCLIFDNVRLLHARTAFERNGGRHLQGCYADLDSLSSTVAVLHRRTAALDAVADHFEGEGAAEYLGEAVTLAEHMLQAGALAEAAGAPAHLVAAALLHDVGHFDGAGLELMQGRDNRHSDAGADWLAQWFGPEVTEPVRLHVAAKRYLCTVEPGYRARLSDASEYTLQVQGGPMSEEQAAAFAAHPGAADAVAVRRWDEEAKYTDTATPGFDHFRPLLAALMR, encoded by the coding sequence ATGTCGCTCCCGCCGTACTGGCTGCGTGACAACTGCCCCTGCGCCGAGTGCCGCGACCCGCGCAACGGGCAGAAGCTGTTCCAGATCACCGACCTGCCCGACGATCTCACGATCACCCGGGAGGAGGAGGCCGACGGCCTGCTCCACGTGCTCTGGTCCGACGGACACCGCTCACGCTACCCGCTCGACTGGCCGGCGCAGGAGCACGTCGGCGACGGCCGCAGCGAGGCCGGCAAGCGGCTCTGGACGGCCGCCGACTTCGCCGCCGGGATCCCCGAGGCCGACTGGGCGGCCTATCTGGCGGACCCGGTCGAGCGGGCCGCGGTGCTCGGCGCGGTGCTGCGCTCCGGATTCGCCGTGCTGCGCGAGGTCCCGGTCGTCGAACGCCAGGTGCTCGCGGTGGCGCGGACCTTCGGGTACGTCCGGGAGACCAACTACGGCGAGCTGTTCGACGTCCGGGTGGAGGCCGACCCCAACAACCTGGCGTTCACCAGCGCGGCCATCGCACCGCACTCCGACAACCCGTACCGCGACCCGGTGCCGACCCTCCAACTGCTGCACTGCCTGGACAACTCGGCCGTCGGCGGCGACTCCGGGCTGGTCGACGGCTTCCGGGCGGCGGCGATCCTGCGCGAGGAGGCGCCCGCCGACTTCGCGGTACTGACCCGCACGCCCGTCCCGTTCGTCTTCCGCGACCGGGCCACCGAACTGCGCGCCGACCGCCCGTTGATCGAACTGGACCCGCTCGGGCGGATCCGGGAGGTGCGGTTCAACAACCGCTCGATCGGCACGCTGCGGCTGCCCGCCCCCGAGCTGGAAGCCTTCTACGCGGCGTACCGCCGGTTCGCGGCCGTCACCCTGCGCCCGGAGCTGCGGCTGGAGTTCCGGCTCGGGCCGGGCGACTGCCTGATCTTCGACAACGTCCGGCTGCTGCACGCGAGGACGGCCTTCGAGCGGAACGGCGGCCGCCACCTCCAGGGCTGCTACGCCGACCTGGACTCGCTCTCCTCCACCGTGGCGGTGCTGCACCGCCGCACCGCCGCGCTCGACGCCGTCGCCGACCACTTCGAGGGCGAGGGGGCCGCCGAGTACCTGGGCGAGGCCGTCACGCTGGCCGAGCACATGCTGCAGGCCGGCGCGCTGGCCGAGGCCGCCGGGGCACCCGCCCACCTGGTGGCGGCCGCGCTGCTGCACGACGTCGGCCACTTCGACGGCGCCGGGCTGGAGCTGATGCAGGGCCGGGACAACCGGCACAGCGACGCCGGGGCCGACTGGCTGGCCCAGTGGTTCGGCCCCGAGGTCACCGAGCCCGTCCGACTGCACGTCGCGGCCAAGCGCTACCTGTGCACCGTCGAACCCGGCTACCGGGCCCGGCTCTCCGACGCCTCCGAGTACACGCTGCAGGTACAGGGCGGCCCGATGTCCGAGGAGCAGGCCGCCGCCTTCGCCGCCCACCCGGGCGCCGCCGACGCGGTGGCGGTCCGGCGCTGGGACGAGGAGGCCAAGTACACCGACACCGCCACCCCGGGCTTCGACCACTTCCGCCCGCTGCTGGCCGCCCTGATGCGCTGA
- a CDS encoding ABC transporter substrate-binding protein: MTVHRARAAAFAAVLTAAALSLSACGSAGSTAAKSGDAAQAGAKAAKDATSAADLGGMDALVAAAKKEGKLHVITLPRDWANYGKIMDSFKAKYGIEIEDENPDGSSQDEINAITSRKGQDRAPDVVDLGSAFAQSGIKDGLLAPYKVAGFDKVADTMKDANGQAVNDYGGYVSIGCDAKKIATCPKTFADLLKPEYKGQVAMNGNPTKSGSAFGGVYAAALANGGSLDDIQPGIDFFGKLKQSGNFNPVESTPATVEKGETPISIDWSYLNAGYTDEFKTKGVDWQVAVPVDGSYAQYYNQAINKWAPHPAAARLWQEYLFSAEGQNLFLGGYATPALFDSMKKDGTLDAAAAAKLPTVEKPFTSFPTQDQIAAAKKVVTENWAKAIAG, encoded by the coding sequence GTGACCGTGCACCGTGCCCGTGCCGCCGCTTTCGCGGCCGTACTGACCGCAGCCGCGCTCTCCCTCTCCGCCTGCGGCTCCGCGGGCTCGACCGCCGCGAAGTCCGGCGACGCCGCCCAGGCCGGCGCCAAGGCCGCCAAGGACGCGACCTCCGCCGCCGACCTCGGCGGGATGGACGCGCTGGTCGCCGCCGCCAAGAAGGAGGGCAAGCTGCACGTCATCACGCTGCCCCGGGACTGGGCGAACTACGGCAAGATCATGGACTCGTTCAAGGCCAAGTACGGCATCGAGATCGAGGACGAGAACCCGGACGGCTCCAGCCAGGACGAGATCAACGCGATCACCTCCCGCAAGGGCCAGGACCGCGCCCCCGACGTGGTGGACCTCGGCAGCGCCTTCGCCCAGTCCGGCATCAAGGACGGCCTGCTCGCGCCGTACAAGGTGGCCGGCTTCGACAAGGTCGCCGACACCATGAAGGACGCGAACGGCCAGGCCGTCAACGACTACGGCGGCTACGTCTCGATCGGCTGCGACGCCAAGAAGATCGCCACCTGCCCGAAGACCTTCGCGGACCTGCTCAAGCCCGAGTACAAGGGCCAGGTCGCGATGAACGGCAACCCGACCAAGTCGGGCTCGGCCTTCGGCGGCGTCTACGCGGCGGCGCTGGCCAACGGCGGTTCGCTGGACGACATCCAGCCCGGCATCGACTTCTTCGGCAAGCTGAAGCAGTCCGGCAACTTCAACCCGGTCGAGTCGACCCCGGCGACCGTCGAGAAGGGCGAGACCCCGATCAGCATCGACTGGTCGTACCTCAACGCCGGTTACACCGACGAGTTCAAGACCAAGGGCGTCGACTGGCAGGTCGCCGTCCCGGTCGACGGCAGCTACGCCCAGTACTACAACCAGGCGATCAACAAGTGGGCCCCGCACCCGGCGGCCGCCCGCCTGTGGCAGGAGTACCTCTTCAGTGCCGAGGGCCAGAACCTCTTCCTCGGCGGCTACGCCACCCCCGCCCTCTTCGACAGCATGAAGAAGGACGGCACCCTCGACGCCGCGGCCGCCGCCAAGCTGCCGACCGTCGAGAAGCCCTTCACCAGCTTCCCGACCCAGGACCAGATCGCCGCGGCCAAGAAGGTCGTGACCGAGAACTGGGCCAAGGCGATCGCGGGCTGA
- a CDS encoding ABC transporter permease, translating to MAQLISRLRLWRGAVLLVAGLYFVLPMAASVYFSIDDPKGFTFEAYTGLLGAPGFTDSLWLTLRLALVTVLVVLVLLVPALIAARLGTPRLRAVLEVICTLPLVVPPVALTAGLIGVLRWGPDHLMDTPLFQTFVFVQDPKFPIVLVVAYVLMSLPLAYRALDSGLRAVDVRTLVEAARNCGASWPRAVVTVVLPNLRGALLNASFLTLALVLGEFTAASILGYQPFAVWIYSVGNSQAQMSVAVSVLSLLITWVLLLLLAAAGRERRHRTPARP from the coding sequence ATGGCTCAGCTGATCTCAAGGCTGCGCCTGTGGCGCGGCGCGGTGCTGCTGGTGGCCGGCCTCTACTTCGTGCTGCCGATGGCCGCCTCGGTGTACTTCAGCATCGACGACCCGAAGGGCTTCACCTTCGAGGCCTACACCGGTCTGCTCGGCGCGCCCGGGTTCACCGACAGTCTCTGGCTGACGCTCCGGCTGGCCCTGGTGACCGTCCTGGTGGTGCTGGTCCTGCTGGTCCCGGCACTGATCGCGGCCAGGCTGGGCACGCCCCGGCTGCGCGCGGTGCTCGAGGTGATCTGCACGCTCCCGCTGGTGGTCCCGCCGGTGGCGCTCACGGCCGGCCTGATCGGCGTGCTGCGCTGGGGCCCGGACCATCTGATGGACACCCCGTTGTTCCAGACCTTCGTGTTCGTCCAGGACCCGAAGTTCCCGATCGTGCTGGTCGTCGCGTACGTGCTGATGTCACTGCCGCTGGCCTACCGGGCGCTGGACTCCGGGCTGCGCGCGGTGGACGTGCGCACCCTGGTCGAGGCGGCCCGCAACTGCGGTGCGAGCTGGCCGCGCGCGGTGGTGACCGTGGTGCTCCCCAACCTGCGCGGCGCGCTGCTGAACGCCTCCTTCCTGACCCTGGCGCTGGTGCTCGGCGAGTTCACCGCCGCCTCGATCCTCGGCTACCAGCCGTTCGCGGTCTGGATCTACTCGGTCGGCAACAGCCAGGCCCAGATGTCCGTCGCCGTCTCGGTCCTCAGCCTGCTGATCACCTGGGTGCTGCTGCTCCTGCTGGCCGCGGCCGGCCGCGAGCGCCGCCACCGCACGCCCGCCCGCCCCTGA
- a CDS encoding ABC transporter permease, producing the protein MTTAPTPVPTPAATDPSGGAGAPGTAPASTPTVPAQRCTGAHAPAGRRRRPRGGSWLAALPLLVFFAISFGLPAVAIATGAFTASSDSETGAGQLTTDNLTASVQGAYWTALLSSVKLSALTALLGTVIGLPIAQAVVTSRYKAVREAVLSASGVLANFGGLPLAFAFVATLGNAGELTKLLHLTEHGWSLYSFTGLTVVYLYFLVPLMVLSITPALDGLRVQWREAAHNNRATTLQYWRHVALPILFPSLLGGFVLLFGSAFAAYATAAAMVGATVPLISRSIADALSGNVLVGQGNLALALSLDMIVVAALVMAVYLPLQRRSARWLS; encoded by the coding sequence ATGACCACGGCTCCCACCCCGGTGCCGACCCCCGCCGCCACTGACCCCAGTGGCGGCGCGGGGGCCCCCGGCACCGCCCCAGCGTCCACCCCCACCGTCCCCGCTCAGCGCTGCACCGGCGCCCATGCCCCGGCCGGCCGCCGACGGCGACCGCGTGGCGGCTCCTGGCTCGCCGCCCTCCCGCTGCTGGTGTTCTTCGCGATCAGCTTCGGCCTGCCCGCCGTCGCCATCGCCACCGGCGCCTTCACCGCCTCCAGCGACTCGGAGACCGGCGCCGGCCAGCTGACCACCGACAACCTCACCGCCTCGGTGCAGGGCGCCTACTGGACGGCCCTGCTCAGCAGCGTCAAGCTGTCCGCCCTCACCGCACTGCTCGGCACCGTGATCGGCCTGCCCATCGCGCAGGCCGTGGTGACCTCCCGCTACAAGGCGGTGCGCGAGGCCGTGCTCTCCGCCTCCGGCGTGCTCGCCAACTTCGGCGGCCTGCCGCTCGCCTTCGCCTTCGTCGCCACCCTCGGCAACGCCGGCGAGCTCACCAAGCTGCTGCACCTGACCGAGCACGGCTGGAGCCTGTACTCCTTCACCGGGCTGACGGTCGTCTACCTGTACTTCCTCGTCCCGCTGATGGTGCTCAGCATCACCCCGGCGCTGGACGGCCTGCGGGTGCAGTGGCGGGAGGCGGCCCACAACAACCGGGCCACCACGCTGCAGTACTGGCGCCACGTCGCACTGCCGATCCTCTTCCCGTCCCTGCTCGGCGGCTTCGTGCTGCTGTTCGGCAGCGCCTTCGCCGCGTACGCCACCGCCGCCGCGATGGTGGGCGCCACGGTGCCGCTGATCAGCCGCTCGATCGCGGACGCGCTCTCCGGCAACGTACTGGTCGGCCAGGGCAATCTCGCGCTCGCCCTCAGCCTCGACATGATCGTGGTGGCCGCCCTCGTGATGGCCGTCTACCTGCCCCTCCAGCGCCGGAGTGCCCGATGGCTCAGCTGA
- a CDS encoding GntR family transcriptional regulator, which translates to MALQPDQPAPGPAGTERGPALYRKVAADLREAITTGAYGEAGRLPAEGTLAEQYGVSRGTVRQALAVLRSDGLVTSRRGTRRVVLGNARVQSFSELLSFTHWARSMGEEPGGILDSLVRRPADPAELDQLRLEPGAEVYVTVRLRTLSGVPVMVERTVYPPVVGELVAQLPADVVSHTEHLREHGILFTDADHTIDVVAANAEDARLLGCRRGSPLLRERRRTTDPTGTPVEWSQDRYLPGTVAFSVHNSMAASALSRHARESD; encoded by the coding sequence GTGGCACTGCAGCCGGACCAGCCCGCACCCGGCCCGGCCGGGACCGAGCGCGGCCCAGCGCTGTACCGCAAGGTCGCCGCCGACCTGCGCGAGGCCATCACCACCGGTGCGTACGGCGAAGCCGGTCGGCTGCCCGCCGAGGGCACCCTCGCGGAGCAGTACGGCGTCTCGCGGGGCACGGTGCGCCAGGCGCTGGCGGTGCTGCGTTCGGACGGCCTGGTCACGTCCCGCCGCGGCACCCGCCGGGTGGTGCTCGGCAACGCCCGGGTGCAGAGCTTCTCGGAGTTGCTCAGCTTCACCCACTGGGCCCGCTCGATGGGCGAGGAGCCCGGGGGCATCCTGGATTCACTGGTCCGCCGGCCGGCCGACCCGGCCGAACTCGACCAGCTGCGCCTCGAACCGGGCGCCGAGGTGTACGTGACGGTGCGACTGCGCACCCTCTCGGGTGTGCCGGTGATGGTCGAGCGGACGGTCTACCCGCCGGTGGTGGGCGAGTTGGTGGCCCAATTGCCGGCCGACGTGGTGTCGCACACCGAGCACCTGCGGGAGCACGGCATCCTGTTCACGGACGCTGATCACACCATCGACGTGGTCGCCGCGAACGCCGAGGACGCCCGCCTGCTGGGTTGCCGGCGCGGCAGCCCGCTGCTGCGTGAGCGCCGCCGCACCACCGACCCGACCGGCACACCGGTGGAGTGGTCCCAGGACCGCTACCTGCCGGGGACGGTGGCCTTCAGCGTGCACAACTCGATGGCCGCGTCCGCGCTTTCGCGGCACGCGCGGGAGAGCGACTGA